In the genome of Chrysemys picta bellii isolate R12L10 chromosome 19, ASM1138683v2, whole genome shotgun sequence, one region contains:
- the LOC101935370 gene encoding C-C motif chemokine 4-like, whose protein sequence is MKVSVAALAVLASAAFWSLASSGPEGPDMPITCCFSYMARRIPRSMVMDYYHTSSKCSLPAIVFITKKSRSVCANPSHSWVQAYVNTWI, encoded by the exons ATGAAGGTCTCCGTGGCTGCCCTCGCCGTTCTCGCCAGCGCTGCCTTCTGGTCCCTGGCCTCCTCTGGCCCAG AGGGACCGGACATGCCCATCACTTGCTGCTTCTCCTACATGGCCCGCCGGATCCCGCGCAGCATGGTGATGGATTACTATCACACCAGCAGCAAGTGCTCCTTACCCGCTATAGT GTTTATTACGAAGAAAAGCCGGTCCGTCTGTGCCAACCCCAGCCACTCCTGGGTCCAAGCCTATGTGAACACCTGGATCTGA
- the LOC101935650 gene encoding C-C motif chemokine 4-like — protein MKVSVAALAVLLIAAFCSLAFSAPIGSDPPTACCFSYTARQIPRSFVKDYYSTSSMCSQPGIVFTTRKGRELCANPSESWVQEYVNDLELN, from the exons ATGAAGGTCTCCGTGGCTGCCCTCGCCGTTCTCCTCATCGCTGCCTTCTGCTCCCTGGCCTTCTCCGCGCCAA TTGGCTCTGACCCCCCGACTGCCTGCTGCTTCTCCTACACAGCCCGGCAGATCCCCCGCAGCTTCGTGAAGGATTATTACAGCACCAGCAGCATGTGCTCCCAGCCGGGCATAGT GTTCACCACGAGGAAGGGCCGTGAGCTCTGTGCCAACCCCAGTGAATCCTGGGTTCAAGAGTACGTGAACGACTTGGAACTGAACTGA